GCGGCCGTCGGGGTCCAGCAGCGTGGCCAGACGGTTCCACAGGGCGCCGGCTGCATAGCTTTCGGAGAACACTTGCGCTTGCAGGGCCGGCAAGGTGCCGGGCAGCGGCCGCTCGGGGCCGACGCCGGTGCGCAAGGCGTACTCGGCCCAGCGCGCGGTGCCCTCCAGCAGCCAGCGCGCCTTGAACATCGTGTAGCCGTACTGGTACTGGTGGAAGAGCTCGTGGATCGGTGTCGCGTTCTGGTTCGCGTGGCTGTTCAGCAGGTCGATGCGCAATGCGCAACGGCCCGCGGGCTCGTCGGTTCCGAGCCGGTAGTTCGTTGCCTCATCGTAGGAGCGGCCGTTGCCTTTCTCCATCTTGACCAGGAAGACGTCGATGGACCCGGTGCGCGCGTTGCGCGGCTGCCGCATCGGATGCGTGAGGCCCATGATCTCGGAGAAGATGCGGCGCCCCACCACCAGTTGCGTGGCCACGTCCTCCACCTTGTCGGGCACGCCGTTGCGGTTGGCATCGCGGGCATCCGGCAGGGCATGCTCGCCTTCGAGCGTGTAGAAGATGCGGAACTCGTCGCGCACATGGCTGCGGTCCAGGCGGGGAAGGCCTGCGTTGGGTGCTGTTCTGCATCCTTGCGCCCCGGCTTCCTCGGCTGCGGAAGGAAGCGCCGAGACGACCATCCAGCCGAGAAAGAGAAGCACCTCTTTCCACGGGGCGCCTCGGGAAAATCCGCGTGCGTTCGAGGGTCGCTGCGAAGGCGCAGACACGGCATCTCGCGAATGTTTCATGGCGCTCCCCTTGAGGTACTTCGGGCGGGCCAAGGCTCTCATTCATGCAGCCTTTTCTGCGGCCATTGCAACGGCGCGCCAGTATGCCATCGGCAACACCGGCGCCGGCACTAGACGGTGGCGACGGCCTCGACCTCGACCTTCACGCCGAAGTGCAGCGGCCCCGTCGGCACGATGGCGCGGGCCGGCCGTGCATCGCCGGCCCATTCGGCGTAGATCGCATTGAACGCGGGCCAGTTCTCGATGGCGTCGAGATAGACGCGGACCTGCACCAGGCGATCGATGCCGCTTCCGGCCGCCTGCAGCGCGGCCCTGACGTTGTCGAGCACCTGCCGGGTCTGCTCTTCGAAGGAGGCGGCCGCCAGCTTGCTGCCGTCCGGCGCAATCGGCAGTTGCCCGGAAACGAAGACGAAGCCGTTGGCCACGGTGGCGTGGCTGTAGTGCCCGCCCGGCGCGGCGAGGCCCTGCGGCGCGATGGGTTGAACGGTGCTTGTCATGTTCTTGCTACCAGCCGTGGAGGCGGCTCCAGGTTGTCAATGTTCCATCTTGCGCCAGCGCGTGGTACTCGGGAAACTGGGCGCCGGTGGCGCAGGCGTGGTTGGGCAGGATGCGTAGCTGCGTGCCGATGGGAAAGCGCGCCGCAATGCCGGTGTCGGGCGTGCCTCCGCGCGACAGGATGCCGTGCTCCTGGTTGGCACCGCTCAGAACATAGCCGTCGATCAGTTCGCCATCGGCGCCGCAGACCTGGCCGTAGCCATAGTCGCGCTTCTGCTTCTGCGTGCCGCGGTCGCGGCTCATGGCCATCCAGCCCGCATCGACGATGGCCCATCCCTTGTCGGCCTGGTGGCCGATCACCGTCGTGAGCACGCTGAGCGCAATGTCCGACGTGGTGCAGACGCCGATGTTCTTCATCACCAGATCGAACAGCACATAGACACCGGCGCGCACTTCGGTCACCCCGTCGAGTTGCTGCGCGGACAGCGCGGTGGGCGTCGAGCCGACGCTGACGACGGGGCAGGGCAGGCCCGCGGCGCGCAGCCGCTCGGCCGCGCGCACGCAGCCCGCGCGCTCCTGCTCGGCCATGGCCGCCAGCGCTTTTGGCGTGTCGAGGTCGTAGCTCGAACCTGCATGCGTGAGCACGCCGCCGAGCCGCATGCCACCGGCCTGCAGCGCGCTCGCTGCTTCGAGCAGTGCCGCTTCCTCGGGCTTGATGCCGGAGCGATGACCGTCGGTGTCGATCTCGATCCAGACCTCGAACACCTCCCCGTGCATGCGGCCGAACTCCGCGATGAGGCCGGCGGAAGCGGGGCTGTCGGTGATGATCTTCAGGTCGCAGCCCTTGCGCCGCAGCGCGAGGGCCTGCGGCAGCCGGTGCTGCGCCATGCTCACCGCGTAGAGGATGTCCGTGATGCCATCGGCGAAGAACTGCTCGGCTTCCTTGAGCGTGGAAACCGTGATGCCCTGCGCTCCCGCGGCAAGCTGGGCGCGCACGACCGGCGTGCACTTCGTGGTCTTCACGTGCGGGCGAAAACGCGGGCCGAGTGCATTCATGCGCGCCTGCATGCGGCCGATGTTCTGCTGCATGCGCGGCAGGTCGATCAGGGCGGCCGGCGTGCCGAGCGCCGCAAGGGGTGATGGTGTGTTCATGCGGTCGACTGTAGTCATCCGAGGGGGCTGCGTGGTTTAATGAAACTGCAACTATCGTTAAGCCCGGCTGAATGCTCCGCATCGAAGATCTCCAGCTTGCCGCGGCGCTCGCGCAGGCGCCCTCGTTGAGCGCGGCCGCGCGTGTGTTGAACGTCACGCCGCCCGCGCTGTCGATGCGATTGCGCAAGCTCGAGGCCATGCTCGACGTGGCGCTGGCGGTCCGCACGGCGCGGCGCCTGAGCCTGACGCCCGAGGGCGAGCGTTTCGCCCACGAAGCGGCGGCCTTGCTGGCCGGCCTCGAGGCGCTGCCGCAATCGTTCCAGCGCAACGACCGCAGGCTGACCGGCACGCTGCGCATTGCGGCGCCGTTCGGCTATGGAAGGCAGCGCATCGCACCGATGCTGGCCCGCTTTGCGCGGCTGCATCCCTCGCTGGGGCTGCAGCTTGACTTGCGGGAAACGCCGTGGCCCGACCGGCACGACTCGGACGTGGTGATCCACATCGGCACGGTGCGCGATTCATCATGGGTGGCGCGCACGCTCGCCTTCAATGAACGCTGGCTGTGCGCGAGCCCAGGCTATCTGCGCACGCATGGAACGCCGCAGGAGCCGCGCGACCTGTTGAAGCACTGCTGCATCAGCATCCGCGAGAACGAGGAAGACGTGACGCTGTGGCATTTTCACCGGCCCGCGACAAAGGCTTCGGGCAAGGCAAAGGTGGACGATGCCGCGCCGCGGCAGAAACCGCGCGAGACGGTGCGCATCGTGCCCAGCTACACCTCGAACGACGGCACCGTGGCGCGCGAGTGGGCCGAGCAGGGCCTCGGCCTGGTGCTTCGCTCCGAGTGGGATGCCGCGGAGTCGGTTGCCCGCGGAACCCTGGTGCGGGTGCTGCCGGATTGGTCGCTCGACAGTGCGCCCGTTGCCGCGCTGGTGCCCACGCGGCAGGGCCGTACGGCGCGCGTGCAGGCGCTGCTTCAGTTCCTTGAAGAATCGCTCGGGAAGCTGCCGGCGCAGCGGCGCTGAGCCGGTTTGCTTTCTTTCAGCCCGCAGCCCGGGCTTCTTCGACGGCTTGACTTCGCGTAGGCCATTTTCGCAAGCCGTTTCCGGCGGGATTTTGCGGAACTAGCATGGGTCGAACAGGCCGCCGGGTGCCACGAAAGCACTCGGCTCGTTCATCGGTTCTTGCGTGTCTTGTAAAGGAGAACGCCATGCGATCCATCCATTTCCGCAGCCTTGCTCTCGCGTGCGCCGTTGCAGTCGGCGGCATTGCGGCCGTGGGCTGCACCACCACGCGGCCTGGCGACCAGGCAAGCAGCGCATCGTCGCGCGCTTCGATCGACGCCCAGGTCGACGCCGCGTTGTCCAAGCTGTATGACTCCGCCAGGGGCTCGCGCGAACTGGTCGCCTCCTCGAGCGGCGTGCTGGTGTTTCCCGCCGTGGTCGGTGCCAGCATGGGCATCGGCGCCGAGTACGGCCGCGGCGCGTTGCGCGTGAACGGACGCACGCAGGCCTACTACAGCACCACCGCGGGTTCGATCGGTTTCCAGGCCGGCGCGCAGTCGAAGGCGGTGATCTACGTGTTCACCACGCGGGCCGCGCTCGACAAGTTCCGCAGCAGCAACGGGTGGACGGCCGGCGCCGATGCCACCGTGGCCGCCGCAACATTCGGTGCCAACGGCAGCATCGATACCAATACGCTGCGCCAGCCCGTGGTCGGCTTCGTGCTGACCAACGTGGGCCTCGAGGCCGGCGTCTCGCTGTCGGGCGCGAAGATCACCGAGATCCGGCTGTAGGTGGTTGGGCCGGCCGAACCCTGCCCGGCCGGTCAGTTCACCAACTGCGCCTCGAGTTCGGCGATCTGCCTGCGCAAGGCCTCGTTCTCGGCCGTGAGTTCGGCCACGCGCTGCTCCAGCAGCTGGAGAGCGTCAAGGTTTTTTTCGGGCTGATCGGCGGGATTCGATTCAGCGGATTCGGCGGGCTCCTCACGCGGCTTGCGCTTGGCCTCGCGAACGCGCTTGGCGGCCTGCTTGAGTTCGTCCTTGCCCGCGTTCGCCGCGGAAACCTGTTCTTCGGCGGACAGGCTGGCCACCGCCGCCGCGGTGTTGATGGAAATCACGCCCGCCTTCACGGCCGCCACCAGTTCGGGCGCGGCCTGCTTCTGGATCTTTTCGATCATCACCACCTGGTTGCTGCTGAGCCGCGCGGCGCGTGCGATGGCTTCGCGGCTGCTGAGCGGCGCGGGCGGGGGCAGGGCCGAAGCGTTGTCGGCGGACGATCCGTCGGCGGGCGTGTCGGCGTCGAAGGGCGCGCCGTCATCCGACGGTGCCGTGTCGGCCAGTGCGCGCGCGCGGCGCTCGTCGACGATGTCTTTCTTTCGCAGCGCCAGCACGCCGCGCAGAAAGTCCGAAATGCTGCGCCGGCCGAGGTGCTGGTCGATCATCCAGAGGTGCACGTCCTCGATGGACTTGAAGCGCGTGTTCTGCACCGTCTGGAACGGCAGGCCGTGCTTCTGGCAAATGCCGTAGCGGTTGTGGCCGTCCACCAGCACGTCGCCCCACAGCACCAGCGCATCGCGGCAGCCCTCGGTGAGGATGCTGCGTTCCAGCGCCTCGTGTTCCTCCGGAGTCAATGGATCGATATAGGCTTTGAGTTCTTCGTTGACGACGATGTTCATGAGAGGGATCGGGAGCGCAGGGAGGTGGGGAAGGGGCGGAATTCTAGATGCGGGGCGGGCGCGATCATCGGGCTGTCATGCAACCGGCCGAACATCGCCGAACGTTTGGTTGCGTGAAATCGTCGCTGGGCTGTCTCGCTTTGGCGTGCTCGAACGTCTACTGGGTATGGAGCATGAAGGGTTGGGGAATAGGGCTTTTTTGTATCCACAAGTAGTAATAATTCTCATTTGTATTGAGCACTTCAGGAGTACCTCCCTCATGTTCATGTGTCTGCAGCCTTGCCAACGTTCTTTCGGGCGGTTCGCGCCCCGCCTCGCATGATGAGGGAGCCCGTCGACCTGTCGATGCCTCTTTCCGAGCCCACGCTCGCCGAGGTCTTCATTGCGAACCGTCCGCAGCTTTTGCGCGTGGCGCGAAGAATCGTCCGCACCGCGGAGCTCGCCGACGATGTGGTGCAGGACGCCTATCTGAAGATTGCCGACGGCCCCTGCGTGCGCAAGGCCGACCGGCCGATCGGCTATTGCTGCCAGGTCGTGCGCAATGTGGCGCTCGACTGCTGCCGGCGCCATACCGTCGAAGCCAACTACCGCACCTTCGACGTCGACGTGGAGGCACTGGACGTGGCGGGACCGCCTTCGCCGGACCGGCTGATGCGCGAGCGCCAGGCCATCCACGCGATCGACAAGGTGCTGGCGGGGCTGCCCGCGCGAACGCGGCTGGTGTTCGAGCTCTATCGGCTCGAAGGCCTCACGCAGCGCGACATCGCACTGCGCCTGGGGTGCGCGCTCGGCCTGGTGAACGGGCTGATTTCCGAAGCGGCGCAGGCGATCAAGCAATGCGGCCGCTTGCTCGACGACGATTGAGCGGCTGGACGATCGAACCCCGAACGCGTGCGAGATTGGGGTAAGGTAAAAGCCTTAGCGCCGACGCATGGTGCTGCCGCGCAATGCCACACACTCCACGCATGACACAAGAGCAGGACGACCCTAACTGGAGCGCCGCATGGCAATGGGTGCAGCGCGAGCACGACCGCGACAGCTTCGATGCGGCCGCGCGTGCCGAGATGACGGCCTGGCTTCTGGCCGACCCGCTGCATCGCAAAGCCTACGACAAGGCGGCCCGCCTGTGGCTGCTCGCGGGGCTGGTGCCTCCCACCGCTTCCTCGGAGTGAACAGATCGCGTCCTGAAACGTCTTGTTGATCAGAGGAGCGAAGAGATGACCCGCCGGGTCGCCGAATCGCTTTAATCTGTTCAACCGCATAAGGACGTATCCATGTCGACGAGCTGCTTCGATCGCGAAGACGAGACTTTCATCGTTCTGGTCAACCACGAAGACCAGTATTCCATCTGGCCGCACTGGAAGGCCGTGCCCAAGGGATGGACCGCGGTCGACGGCGTCAAGGGCGACAAGAAGACCGCGCTGGCCTATGTCGAAGAGACGTGGACCGACATGCGACCCCGCTCGCTGCGCGAATGGATGGCGCAGCAGGAACAGCACCCGACGACCACCGAAACCGCGGCCGGTTGACGCGCGTGGAGACGAGCGTCTCGCTGCTGTGCCTGCCGTGTGCGGGCGCCAGCGCCACGATGTACCTGCGCTGGTGCCGCCTGCTGCCGCGCTGGGTCCGCATCGTGCCGGTGGAATTGCCCGGCCGCGGAAGCCGCTCGGGCGAAAGCCTGGTTCGGGATTTCGACAGCCTCGTCGCGCAACTCTGCGCGGAGCAGGCCGAGGCCCTGCGCGGCAGCTTCGCGCTCTTCGGCCACAGCATGGGTGCGTTGCTGGCCTACGGCATGGCCCGCCGCCTGCGGTCGATGGGGCGCGCGTTGCCTCTCGCGCTGCTGGCCTCCGGCAGTTCCGCGCCCTCGCAGCGTGACCCCGCGCGCTTTGCGGACAAGACCGACGACGCCTCGCTGACCGCCGATCTACGCAAGCAGGGCGGCACGCCCGAAGAAGTGTTCGCGAGCGCGGAGTTGATGCGCATCACCCTCGATGTGCTGGGTGCCGACTACCGCGTCTGCGAAGGCTTTCGCTATGCCGGCGAAGCGCCGCTGCCGATGCCGGTGCACGTCTTCGCAGGCCGTGAGGACGACATCGACGCCGCACGCATCGATGCGTGGTCGGCCGAGGCGGGCGGTGTCTTCACGCTCGACTGGTTCGACGGCGGTCACTTCTTCATCCGCCAGCAGGAAACAGCTTTCCTGGCCGCGCTCGCGCAGCGCCTCGGCCAAGCCATTGCAGGAAATCGCCATGCATCTCACGCCCTGGCCTGACCCGCTGCCCGCGGGCATCGAGGTCTACCGCCTCGACTTCGATCTGGCCACCGAGGCCACGGCAGCGCGGCAGGTGCTGACGCCGGCCGAGCGCGCCAAGGCCGACAGGTTTGCAAGAACCGCCGACCGCGTGCGCTTCACGGAAACGCGCGCCGCGCTCCGCCGCCTGCTCGCCGAGCGCGTGGGCTGCGAGCCTGCCGAGGTGCCGCTCGCATCGAGCGCGCACGGCAAGCCGTACCTCGAACTCGCAAGCGGCGGTGCGCCGCTGTTCAATCTCTCCCATTCGGGCTCGCATGCGCTCATCGTGCTGGGCGATGCGCGCGCGGTGAGCGAAGTGGGCGTCGACATCGAGGAGTGCATGGCCGACGTCGACATCGAGGGCGTCGCTTCGCTGGCGTTTACCGAGCGCGAATGCGATGAAGTGCGCGGCGCCGCCGATCGGCTGCAGGCCCTCTACAGCCGCTGGGTGGGCAAGGAAGCGGTGCTGAAGGCCATCGGCGTCGGCGTGGCCGAGCATCTGAAATCCATCGGCATTCATCCCGGCGCGGACGGGCGCTATGCGCTCGAAAGTGCCGTTCCCGAATGGACAAATTTTCAAGCCATGACGCTCGAGGCGCCCGCCGGCTATGCCGCCGCGCTTGCATGGCGCGCAAAGGAATCGACATGAGTGAAATGCCGCAAGTAGAGGCCAGCCCGCAGCCGAAGAACTTCGTTGCCCATCTGCGCACGTTGGCACGCACGCGGCCCGACGACATCTGGCTCACCCTGGCCGGCACGGTGAACGGCGAATACAGCGAAGACCCGATCAGCTACGGCGTGTTCGAGCATCGCGTGCGCGCACTCGCGGCCCGGCTCCAGCAGCAGTTCGCCAAGGGCGAGCGGGTGCTCATCATGCTCGACAACGGCGACCACTATGCGGTGTGCATGCTGGCCTGCTTCTACAGCGGCGTGATCGCGGTGCCGGTGTTTCCGCCCGAGTCCATGCGCCCGCAGCATCTGGCGCGGCTCACCGGCATCGCTTTCGATTCGAAAGCTCGCTGCGTGCTGACCTCCGCCGCTTTGTCGCGCGCAATGAGCGCGGCCGGCCAGTTCGGCGACGCGGCAATCATCGCCGTCGATGCGGTGGATGCATCGCTCGCCGATGCATGGACGCCCTTCGAACCCGCGGGCGACGACGTCGCATTCCTGCAGTACACCTCGGGGTCGACCTCCGCACCCAAGGGCGTGATGGTGTCGCACGGCAACCTGATCGCCAACGAAGTCGCCATGACGCACGGCATGGGCGTCGGCCCCGACGACAAGTTCGTCTGCTGGGCGCCGCTCTATCACGACATGGGCCTGATCGGCGGGCTGCTGCTGCCGCTCTACAACGGCATTCCGCTGGTACTCACCTCGCCGGGCTATTTTCTCGAACGCCCGGTGCGCTGGCTCGAGCTGATCTCGCGCCACCGCGCCACCCACAGCGGCGGGCCCGACTTCGCGTTCCGCCTCTGCCTGGAGCGCGTGAACGATGCGCGGCTCGCGCAGCTCGACCTGTCGAGCTGGCGCGTGGCCTACACGGGTGCCGAGCCGGTGCGCGCGGACACCGAAACCGAATTCATCGCGCGCTTTGCCGCCGCGGGCTTCGAGCCGCACGCGGCCTACCCCTGCTACGGCCTCGCCGAAGGGACGCTGTTCGTCACCGGCGGCACGCGCGGCGGCGGCATGGTAGCCAACACCTTCTCCGCCGAGGGGTTGGCCAGCGGTGCCGGCACGCCGGCCGCGGAAGGCACGATGCTGGTGGGCTGCGGCGTGGCGGCACCGGGCCATCGCGTCGAGATCGTCGATGCCGTGTCGCTGACGACCGCGGCCCCCGGAAAGATCGGCGAGATCTGGACCAGCGGCCGGAGCATCTGCCTTGGCTACTGGGGCAAGGAGCGCGAGACCCGCGAAACCTTCGTGCTGCGCGACGGCGAGCGCTGGCTGCGCACCGGCGACCTCGGCTTCATGCACGAAGGCCAGCTCTACGTCACCGGCCGCATCAAGGACCTGATCATCGTTCGCGGCCACAACCTCTATCCGCAGGACATCGAGCGGCTCATCGAGGCCGAGGTCGATGCGGTGCGCAAGAGCCGCGTCGCGGTCTTTGCGGTGCAGGGGACGGACGGCGAGGGCATCGGCGTCGCGGCCGAGGTGTCGCGCAGCATGCAGAAGCTGGTGCCGCCGCAGGTGCTGGTCGATGCGCTCGGCGCCGCGGTCGGCGAGGTGTTCGGCGAGCCGCTGTCGGTCGTGCTGCTGCTCAACCCCGGCGGCCTGCCCAAGACCACGAGCGGCAAGCTGCAGCGCAGCGCCTGCCGCGCGGGCTGGATCGACGGCAGCGCCGATGCGTATGCGATCTACCAGTACGGCGCTTTCGTGCGGGGCGGCCCGAGTGAAGCGGCGCCCGAGGAGGCGCCGCTGGACGAGGTCGACCAGGCCGTGGCCGCGATCTGGCGCGAGGTCTGCAAGCAGGGCGACGACCGGCCGCTCGCACGCGATGCCCACTTCTTCAACCGCGGCGGCAGCTCCCTCACCGCGACGCAGGCGGCCGCGCGCATCTCGGCGCATTGGCAGATCGACTTTTCGGCGCGAATGCTGTTCGAGCAGCCGCGCCTGCAGGCCTGCGCGGCAGCCATCCGGCAACTGCAGGCGCAAGGTGCGCGCCCGCAGCCCGCGCCGATTCCCGTGCTGTCGGCGGAGCGCCGGCTGTTGCCGATGCCGCTCTCGCACGCGCAGGAGCGCCAGTGGTTCCTCTGGCAGATCGATCCCCGAAGCGCGGCCTACCACGTGAGCGGCGCGCTTCGCCTCACCGGGGCGGTGAACACCGATGCCTTGCGCGCTGCGCTCGACGACCTCGTCATGCACCACGAATCGCTGCGCACGGTGTTCAGCGCAGCCGCCGACGGCAATGCGGAGCAGTGGATCAAGCCCGCCGGCACGCTGTCGCTGGCACTGATCGACTTGCGCAGTGCAGACGCGACCAAGCGCGACGAGCAGCTGGCGGAAGAAACCCGGCGCCTCAGGGCCGAGCCCTTCGACCTGACGCAAGGTCCGCTGCTGCGCGCCGCGTTGATCCGTACCGCCGACGACACCCATGTGCTCGCCGTGGTGATACACCACATCATTTCCGACGGCGCCTCGATGCAGTTGCTGATCGACGAACTGGCCGCGGGCTACGCTGCGCATCTGGGCGGAACGCCCATGCGTCAGTCCGCATCGCGTATCCAGTACGCCGACTACGCGCTCTGGCAGCGCGAGTGGCTTGCGGCGGGCGAGGGCGAACGGCAGCTGACCTGGTGGCGCGCGCACCTCGGCGACACGCACGCGGTGCTCGACCTGCGCACCGACCATCCGCGCCAGCCGCAGGCCGGCTACAGCGCCGCGCGCCATGCCTTCGAGCTGCCAACCGGCCTGCTCGGCCAGCTGCGCGGCGTAGCGGACACCCACGGCGCGACGCTCTTCATCGTGCTGCTCGCGGGCTTCCAGTCGCTGCTGCACCGCTACACGGGGCAGGAAGACATCCGCATCGGCGCGCCGATCGCCAACCGCAACCGCGTGGACGTCGAGGGCGTGGTCGGCATGTTCGTCAACACCCTGGTGCTGCGCAATCCGATCCACGGACGCCTGAGCGCGTCGCGCGTGCTGGCGCAAGCCCGCGATGCCGTGCTCGGCGCGCAGGCGCACCAGGACCTGCCTTTCGAGCAACTGGTCGAAGCGCTGCAGCCTGCGCGCAGCCTGAGCCACACCCCGTTGTTCCAGGTGATGTTCAACCACCTGTTCGAGGACTTGCGCGCATTCGCGCAACTGCCCGGCATCGGGGCGAGCGACCACGCACTGCCCGATCTCGCGGCGCAGTTCGAACTCACGCTCGAAGCGCGCGAAAGGCCGGACGGCCATCTGTCGCTGTCCGTGATCTATGCGGCCGAGCTGTTCGAGCCCGGCACCATCGAGCGCATGGCCGGCCACTACGTCGCGATCCTGCAGGCGCTGGCCGATTGTCCCGAGCAGCCGGTGGGCGACATCGGCCTGCTCGGCATGCCGGAGCAGGCACGGCTGGCGCAATGGGGCGTGAACACGCACCGCGAGCCGCAACCCGAGCCGGTGCACCGCATGATCGAACGGCAGGCGCGCACGCAGCCCGACGCCGCCGCGCTGCTCTTCGCCGACGAGTCGCTGAATTTCGCTGAACTGAACCGCCGCGCCAACCGCCTCGCGCACCGGTTGATCGCTCTGGGCGTCAGGCCCGAGGTGCTGGTGGGCATCGCGATGGAGCGCTCCGTCGAGATGGTGGTGGCGATACTCGGCGTGCTCAAGGCCGGTGGTGCCTACGTGCCGCTGGACCCGGAATACCCGGCCGAGCGCCTCGCCTACATGGTGCAGGACAGCGGCATCGGGCTGCTGCTCACGCAGCGCAGCCTTGTCGACTGCGTGCCCGACCGCCGTGCGTTGACGGTGCTGGAAGTCGATGCAACCAACCTCGAAGGCGAACCCGACAGCGATCCGCAGGTCGCGCTGCACGGCGAGAACCTCGCCTATGTGATCTACACCTCGGGCTCCACCGGCAAGCCCAAGGGCGCGGCCATCCGCCACGGCGCGCTGCACAGCTGCATGGTCTGGATGCAGGACATCTACCAGCTGACGCGCGCCGACACCGTGCTGCACAAGGCACCCTTCGGCTTCGACGTGTCGGTGTGGGAGCTGTTCTGGCCGATGACGTCGGGCGCACGGCTGGTGGTCGCCAACCCCGGCGATCACCGCGACCCAGCCCGACTGGTCGAACTGATCCAGCGCCACCAGGTCACCACGCTCAACTTCGTGCCCTCGATGCTGCAGGCCTTCCTCGCGCACAAGGGCATCGAGACCAGCACGCGCCTGCGCCACATCATCTGCGGCGGCGAGGCGATGCCGGCCGAGACGCAGAAGGAGACGCTCGAGCGCCTGCACGGCGCGGGCCTGCAGAACCTCTACGGGCCGACCGAGACCACCATCCACGTCACGCACTGGGCCTGCCGCAACGACGGCCAGAGCCAGGTGCCCATCGGCAAGCCGATCAGCCACACCAGCACCCACGTGCTCGATGCCGACCTGAACCTCGTGCCCCAGGGTGTCGCGGGCGAGCTGTACCTGGGCGGCATCAGCCTGGCCCGGGGCTACCTGAAGCGGGCGGGCCTGAGCGCGGAGCGTTTCGTGGCCGATCCGTTCGACAGCGAGGGCGGTGGAAGGCTCTACCGCACCGGCGACCTCGTGCGCTGGAATGGCGAAGGGCAACTGGAGTATCTGGGCCGCATCGACCACCAGGTGAAGATCCGCGGCTTCCGCATCGAGCTTGGCGAGATCGAAGCGCAGCTGCTCGCGCAGCCCGCGGTGCGCGAAGCCGTCGTCGTGGCGAAGGACGGCCCGGCCGGCGCACGTCTCGTGGCCTACCTCGCGGCACATGCGAAGCAGGCCATCGACACTGCGGTGCTCAAGGAGCGCCTTGCACAGGTGCTGCCCGACTACATGGTCCCGCGCGCCTTCGCCGTGCTCGACAGCCTGCCGCTCAACGCCAACGGCAAGGTCGACCGCAAGGCACTGCCGGAGCAGGCCTTCGCCAGCGAGCTTGCCTACGAAGCACCGCAGGGTCATGTCGCGCAGACCGTGGCGGCCGTCTGGTCCGAGGTGCTGCAGGTCGCGCAGGTCGGCTTGCACGACAACTTCTTCGACCTCGGCGGCCACTCGCTGCTGCTGATCCGCGCGCACCGTCTGCTGGAAGACCGGCTGCAGGCCGCGATCCCCGTGGTCAATCTCTTCAAGTACCCCACCATCGAATCGCTGGCCCAGTGGATCGAGCAGGCGCCGGCCGGTGCCGCGTCGTCTGCCGCCGCGGCCGCAGCCAGCGACGACAGGGCGCTGCGCCAGCGCGCCGCCATGCTTCAACGCCGCAAGGCGGCAGAGAGAGTCAACTGATGTCCACCCCCCACGAGCTCTCCGAACCGACGGGCATCGAGATCGCCATCGTCGGCATGGCCGGGCGCTT
The Variovorax paradoxus genome window above contains:
- a CDS encoding MbtH family protein, whose amino-acid sequence is MSTSCFDREDETFIVLVNHEDQYSIWPHWKAVPKGWTAVDGVKGDKKTALAYVEETWTDMRPRSLREWMAQQEQHPTTTETAAG
- a CDS encoding DUF4880 domain-containing protein, whose protein sequence is MTQEQDDPNWSAAWQWVQREHDRDSFDAAARAEMTAWLLADPLHRKAYDKAARLWLLAGLVPPTASSE
- a CDS encoding RidA family protein, which encodes MTSTVQPIAPQGLAAPGGHYSHATVANGFVFVSGQLPIAPDGSKLAAASFEEQTRQVLDNVRAALQAAGSGIDRLVQVRVYLDAIENWPAFNAIYAEWAGDARPARAIVPTGPLHFGVKVEVEAVATV
- a CDS encoding DSD1 family PLP-dependent enzyme, whose protein sequence is MNTPSPLAALGTPAALIDLPRMQQNIGRMQARMNALGPRFRPHVKTTKCTPVVRAQLAAGAQGITVSTLKEAEQFFADGITDILYAVSMAQHRLPQALALRRKGCDLKIITDSPASAGLIAEFGRMHGEVFEVWIEIDTDGHRSGIKPEEAALLEAASALQAGGMRLGGVLTHAGSSYDLDTPKALAAMAEQERAGCVRAAERLRAAGLPCPVVSVGSTPTALSAQQLDGVTEVRAGVYVLFDLVMKNIGVCTTSDIALSVLTTVIGHQADKGWAIVDAGWMAMSRDRGTQKQKRDYGYGQVCGADGELIDGYVLSGANQEHGILSRGGTPDTGIAARFPIGTQLRILPNHACATGAQFPEYHALAQDGTLTTWSRLHGW
- a CDS encoding sigma-70 family RNA polymerase sigma factor produces the protein MMREPVDLSMPLSEPTLAEVFIANRPQLLRVARRIVRTAELADDVVQDAYLKIADGPCVRKADRPIGYCCQVVRNVALDCCRRHTVEANYRTFDVDVEALDVAGPPSPDRLMRERQAIHAIDKVLAGLPARTRLVFELYRLEGLTQRDIALRLGCALGLVNGLISEAAQAIKQCGRLLDDD
- a CDS encoding BPSL1445 family SYLF domain-containing lipoprotein, translated to MRSIHFRSLALACAVAVGGIAAVGCTTTRPGDQASSASSRASIDAQVDAALSKLYDSARGSRELVASSSGVLVFPAVVGASMGIGAEYGRGALRVNGRTQAYYSTTAGSIGFQAGAQSKAVIYVFTTRAALDKFRSSNGWTAGADATVAAATFGANGSIDTNTLRQPVVGFVLTNVGLEAGVSLSGAKITEIRL
- a CDS encoding thioesterase II family protein produces the protein MYLRWCRLLPRWVRIVPVELPGRGSRSGESLVRDFDSLVAQLCAEQAEALRGSFALFGHSMGALLAYGMARRLRSMGRALPLALLASGSSAPSQRDPARFADKTDDASLTADLRKQGGTPEEVFASAELMRITLDVLGADYRVCEGFRYAGEAPLPMPVHVFAGREDDIDAARIDAWSAEAGGVFTLDWFDGGHFFIRQQETAFLAALAQRLGQAIAGNRHASHALA
- a CDS encoding LysR family transcriptional regulator; the encoded protein is MLRIEDLQLAAALAQAPSLSAAARVLNVTPPALSMRLRKLEAMLDVALAVRTARRLSLTPEGERFAHEAAALLAGLEALPQSFQRNDRRLTGTLRIAAPFGYGRQRIAPMLARFARLHPSLGLQLDLRETPWPDRHDSDVVIHIGTVRDSSWVARTLAFNERWLCASPGYLRTHGTPQEPRDLLKHCCISIRENEEDVTLWHFHRPATKASGKAKVDDAAPRQKPRETVRIVPSYTSNDGTVAREWAEQGLGLVLRSEWDAAESVARGTLVRVLPDWSLDSAPVAALVPTRQGRTARVQALLQFLEESLGKLPAQRR
- a CDS encoding plasmid replication/partition related protein; its protein translation is MNIVVNEELKAYIDPLTPEEHEALERSILTEGCRDALVLWGDVLVDGHNRYGICQKHGLPFQTVQNTRFKSIEDVHLWMIDQHLGRRSISDFLRGVLALRKKDIVDERRARALADTAPSDDGAPFDADTPADGSSADNASALPPPAPLSSREAIARAARLSSNQVVMIEKIQKQAAPELVAAVKAGVISINTAAAVASLSAEEQVSAANAGKDELKQAAKRVREAKRKPREEPAESAESNPADQPEKNLDALQLLEQRVAELTAENEALRRQIAELEAQLVN